Proteins co-encoded in one Arachis stenosperma cultivar V10309 chromosome 7, arast.V10309.gnm1.PFL2, whole genome shotgun sequence genomic window:
- the LOC130939357 gene encoding uncharacterized protein LOC130939357 has product FKFYRYLVLGKACYHLGLMEDAMILLQTGKRLATAAFRRESICWSDDSFSLSLSTAAAAPPSTPLTESESITQLLSHIKLLLRRRAAALAALDAGVHTEAIRHFSKIIESRRGVTPQGFLSQCYAHRASAQWHAWRIADAIADCNRALALEATSIEALHTRASVLEMIKCLPDSLHDLEHLKLLYNSILRDCKLPGPAWKHHNVRYVEIPGRLCTLSTKIKELKQRVANGETGNNVDYYALIGLRRGCSRSELQRAHLLLCLKHKHEKALSFIDRCELADQRDIEDVKKRAKMSATLLYRLIQKGYAEIMTNITKEEALKEQRKRALHDDNSNEDSSENVLFCSSASTTNPSLLQGMFCRDLSMVGNLLSQSGFNPSIPMKYEALSC; this is encoded by the exons tttaaattttacaGATACTTAGTACTTGGCAAAGCATGCTACCACTTAGGCCTAATGGAAGACGCAATGATTCTCCTCCAAACCGGCAAGCGCCTAGCTACGGCCGCCTTCCGCCGCGAAAGCATCTGCTGGTCTGACGACAGcttctccctctccctctccacCGCCGCCGCAGCACCACCGTCCACCCCTCTCACCGAATCGGAGTCCATAACCCAGCTCCTGTCCCACATCAAGCTCCTCCTCCGTCGTCGGGCCGCAGCACTGGCCGCCCTTGACGCCGGGGTCCACACGGAGGCCATCCGCCACTTCTCGAAGATCATCGAGTCTCGGCGCGGTGTGACGCCACAGGGCTTCCTCTCGCAGTGCTACGCGCATCGTGCCTCCGCCCAGTGGCACGCATGGCGAATAGCGGACGCAATCGCGGACTGTAACCGCGCGCTGGCGCTGGAAGCGACGAGCATCGAAGCACTCCACACACGCGCGTCGGTGCTTGAAATGATTAAGTGTCTTCCTGATTCTCTGCATGACCTTGAACACCTAAAGCTTCTCTACAACTCCATTCTTCGTGACTGCAAGCTGCCTGGACCCGCCTGGAAGCACCACAATGTTAG GTACGTAGAGATCCCGGGGAGGCTCTGCACTCTGAGCACCAAGATCAAAGAACTCAAGCAGAGAGTGGCAAATGGCGAAACAGGGAACAACGTTGATTACTACGCTTTGATTGGTTTGAGGCGTGGGTGTTCTCGGTCGGAGCTTCAGAGGGCACATCTTTTGCTCTGTTTGAAGCATAAGCATGAGAAGGCTCTGAGTTTCATTGATCGCTGTGAGCTTGCGGACCAACGAGACATTGAAGATGTTAAGAAAAGGGCCAAGATGTCTGCAACGTTATTGTACAGGTTGATTCAGAAGGGTTATGCTGAAATTATGACGAATATCACAAAAGAGGAAGCTTTGAAAGAACAGAGGAAGAGGGCTTTACATGATGATAATAGTAATGAAGATAGTAGTGAGAATGTGTTGTTTTGTTCATCTGCTTCGACTACAAATCCTTCGTTGCTTCAAGGAATGTTTTGTAGGGACCTATCTATGGTTGGGAACTTGCTTTCTCAATCTGGGTTTAACCCTTCCATTCCCATGAAGTATGAGGCTTTGAGTTGCTAG